In Glycine max cultivar Williams 82 chromosome 10, Glycine_max_v4.0, whole genome shotgun sequence, the DNA window ATAACCATACTTGACCCATTGCTCCCTGTGGccttttatcaaattttcagtATATTCAACTTCCTTCCTCAAGAGTGGAACTCTGATGTCATGATAGCAAGGAATGGGCAAATGTGGCTTATCTTGACCAATGGCTGCAACCATATTCTCAAAGCTTTTCAATTTAATGAGGTTGAATGACAAACCGCTTGGTACCAAAAGCGAGAAATATGTTGATGCACCTTCAATACTTTAGTCTTATCCATTGACTCTCTTATGTTCATTTGCCTCAACATCTCCATTTTTCTCCGATTGATTGTATTTTCTGGATTCTTATAAAATTTGTCCATTGGTCCTTTTTTAGTCCCACACTTTGTCTTTGCACTTGCAGTAGCATTACAAGAGTCTGCAAACTCATAATCTTCACTTCCATCACATCCAATTGGTTCACCAAATTCAAAATCTCATATATTTGCCATATTACCACTGCCAGAAGTACTGTAACACTACTATAAAAAGGCTTTCTACATCGCCCTATAAACATCGGTTAttgctaaaaccgatgttaacgaaagcgcggtggcattttcgtaattaaatggagttacttaacattggttttagcaaaaccgatgttaactacttgatgttaacatcggttatttaaaaaaccgatgttaacatgatgttaagatgaatatggtaacatcggtttcggcaaaactgatgttaacttcatagagttaacatcggttttgagaaagccgatgttaaggagttgattttaacatcggtttgttaaaaaaccgatgtaatgtatttgatgttaacatcggttttgtaaaaaccgatgttaactatattcagttaacatcggttatccataaaaaaaccgatgttgttatgtttattagttaaaaattggGATTTCACAAGCCGCGCGCGCTCGAAAACCTTGCCCTCCCTCTTCTCTTTGTCATCCTCCTGCCTAAAAtcgctcttctctttctcctcccgcCTGAAAACTGCCGGAAACCACTCCCTCGACACCCACATTGTCCTCGCTCGAACCCACATAACCCCCTACACTGCCGGAAAACCCACATTGTCCTCGCTTgaacccacagaaccccctacaCTACCGGAAAACCCACATTGTCCTCGCTCgaacccacagaaccccctacaCTGTTCTTGGAAGTCTGGCTCAAAGAAAACCCAACATACACTGTTGCTACTAGGGTGCTGAAACAGTCGTGGGTGCTCAAAGTTCAAAGCTTTCTCCGCGAGGTACGTAGGTCAACTTCGTGTATGCTAAGTTTCCATGGGTGTTCAtgttttattgatgataataataataataataatacgtcTTCAGTTGCAATATTACTGATTGAGGTACGAGGAAAGCTTAAAGTTTCGTGCCATTTTTTTAGATCTCACTGCCATTGTCACTGTTTGGGTTCGAGGTAAGCTTggtctctttttcatttgtagTTTACTTAGGAAACATGTTGAAGTTTGTCTCTGTTAAATCTATAGACATTTTGGAGCACCAGTAGAGATTACTAGTGATAAGGATCCTATTATTGTGTGTAATTTAGCTCACTATCTCATTATTTTGCATTAAACGGGTTCATAACAAGTTACTGACACTTCTTGCAATTATTTTGGAGTTTGGGGCACTTGTTTGGTATGTCACAAATATTCCAAATGCCTTCcatataaatttgtttgatatatAACTTATACTGTGGTGTCTGCACGCATTAAGTTACCATAGCATAAAAATGATGTGGCATAAGCATGAGTAAGCTTATTTTAGGGAAATTTGTAACATAGATTCAATTATATGTAGGACTAGGGTCAGATATAGTCATAAACAAATTGTCTTTTGGTTCTTTGGTAGTAGATCACTGCTTTTGGAATGTGTTTGGTTTCTTTGCTTATGCAAGCATTTCAACCACTTCCCTCATGGTTGGTCTCTCCACACTTTGTTCCTGAACACATAGCATGGCCACAAAGTATACCTGCTTTGCTTCATCTAAGGGAATGTGACATAGCCTCTCATCAAGAATCTTCACCACCTTGTCATTGCTCCAATTTGTTTGCAACTTGGTACATTGAACAATGTCTATACCTTCTTCCCCAAAATTCCCCACTGGCCTTCTCCCTGTTAGTAGTTCTAGCAGCACCACTCCAAAGCTATAGACATGACTTCTCCCTGTAAGCTgataaaacaataacaaaattcaaattaaaaacttaatccataatctaattaaaaattttaaagttacAAAATGATGCTACTTATATTGTTTATGCCTTCAAATAAGCCAGTCTTATAAAGAATAGAAGTAAAGCAGCTTAGTTGTATTCAGAACCCAAATAATAAGATGTTATTAGCTTCTCATTCTCCCTTATAGAACATAACATAGAAAGAGAAGTTTAATGCCGTGAAAATGATGGATCAGCTAGGATCTCTGCAGCAACTTCTATTAGAATCTCCTCCCATCCAACCGGAATTGGTTGTTCTTCTAAAAAAGGATAGCTGCCCATCATAGTGCCCCATTTAGTCTCTATAGAGAATTTTCtagaaatgttaaaataaatatgttgttaGTCAGAAGTTTACTTGTGTGCATTGCATGCTTCAATAGTCTGCAAAATCCTCCTTTGAGGAATAGGTCTGTTGAAAGTCATCAATAGCCTATATTCTGACTTAGTGGAATAGAAACCACTAGGATCAGCTTTGCAAACCATGGTGTCCTGCATCTGGTGCTGAATAGTAATTGCAGTAATGTCATCCATGAAAGCTACTGCTAGATCATGAAAGCTACTGCTAGATCATCCGTGAAAGCTACTGTCTTTGGCGTGTGTGGGGTGTGAGTGTATCATATGAGTTGTCTTTGAGCTATTTTTGTTTCCATCAGTATTTCCTTCTCGCTGGCCTTGAGAGCTTCAATCGATGCCTCAGCTGCTGCTACTTTTTTatcatcaatttcttttttttttatcagcaaagataatatattatatattgaaagaagtaccagaggtacttaaAATACAAAAGAAGTCCATATAGATGGTTCCACAACCAGACATTGATATTCTGAGGGGGAACCAAGCTATGGATACATAATGCATATGAATTTACAAGTATAGAGCTCATAACTATGCAATCCCCTGCTGATACATAAAACTTTGTGGTAAATTACTTGACCAGTGATTAAAATGCACtgtaaaatccttttcaaaATTCCTAAGCCAAGACCATAGGAGGAATATTGCTTCTTCAAACAGTTTATTAGCATCGAAATTTGCATTAGAGAAGACTACATTGTTTCTAAGTTCCCAAATGGACCAAGTTAAAGCTAGCCACCAGCATTGCCATCTATTATTTCTTACACCAGCAGCTTGAACACCCAAATATTGAAGGAAGTGCTGCTTTGGGCTTAATGGAAAAGCACCCTTAGTTTGCATCCATGACATGGTTTCCCACCATATGGGTTGTACTTTGCTGCAGTGAAAGAAAAGATGGGATGCATCCTCTTGTTGGGTTCTGCAGAGAGGACATAGTGTATTTGTGAGCTGTATCTGTCTTCTCTAATGTCAATTGTCCTCTTGCACCAATACTCAGAGCAAAAGTAGCCACTAGATGTGTTTATAAAGAAATGAAGCTAAcaagagatttaaaaaaaaaaaaggaaaaacacatCCAAATCCACCAATCCAAAAGAAAGAACCTTTCACTACAAGGGattcatgtttgattttattGGTGCAACCAACGGTATCCTCCCCGAAGCACGAGGAGGCAATCCTATTTGAGCCAAACAGTATAGGACTACTATGAACAGTAAAAATCTCCTTGAGGTGTATCTAGAACTCGAATGTGAGACCACTTTTTGAATAAACCCAGGATACCCCTACCCGAAATTCAAAGACTACGAAATCAAGATCACTGGTTAATATAAAAGcgctttatttttatgtattaataaaTGAGACTGTATCACAGGATCATAATAAATTTGCAAGTGTACATAAACCTCAGCTGTTGAGAACAAACAGAtcaatgagaaattaaaaacaaaaggaatCCAAATCGAATCTAAGGTTTCAGAAAACAGGAACACACGTTTTTAGCATTGTCCTTTGGTTCTGAAGAGAGGCCAAACAATTTTAAGACAACCAACTAACTTGACAAGGAGTGCATACAATACAGGAAAACAAGAATCCTATGTGTAGCCATATAAACCATGAGACAAATAATAAGAATGTGTAAACAAATCGGATTCAAAATACCAATTGGTAGATCTGTAGCAAGTAAAAAACAAGAATTGGAATAATAAGAGAACTAAAATTGgattatgaattatgaaaagaaagaggaaCTTACAAGAATAATAATGagattgaaaggaaaaaagaaataagagaaggGTAGTTTGTATAGGCAATATAGAGTTCCTGGGAAGAAGAAGATAGGAGTTGTTGATGGCGCTGTAAGAAGTAAAGTGTTATTTATAGGATTTATAAGGTACTAAAATGGTCGGAGACAAGATATTAGGATAACACTGACACAATCTCACCACGTCAGGACTTGTTTTGTTGACAAAGTAAACAGCAGAGTTTGCAATTGGACTTTCTTAACATAATGACAGTATTACACCTCTGCTAagataaattttcttattataggTTATGAATCGTGATTTGTTTGAATTAGTCCATTAGTCTATTTAAAGATTGAAAAACAAATGATCTCATCAACTCAGTTTAACCTGTTAAATATGAATTGTAAgtatatcatatattatattagcAAATAATTTGATCTGGTCACCGCTTCCCTTTTGAACAAGCATGGCCTTCAACACAATTACATTATCCCATGAGACTTCACCCACAAACACTGTATCATCTGCATATTGCAGAATGTTTATAGGCTCTTTCTACTTCCCAACTAAGTAGCTTTTGTACAGATCTTTGGTTGTTGCTACCATCATCATACCAGTCAAACCTTCTGCCACAATATTAAAAAGCATAGGGGCTAAAGGGTCCCCTCGTCTCAATCCTCTAGTGGGGGCAAattcctttgtagggctaccATTTATTAAGATTGATACAGTGGCTGATTGCAGACAAGCATTGATCCATTTTCTCCATTTAAAACAGAAACCCATCCTATCCAGCATATACTCCAGAAATGACCATGAAACAGAATCATAAGCCTTTTCAAAGTCCACCTTGAACACCAGTGTTGGCTTCTTACACCTTTTAGCTTCCTCTACTACCTCATTGAGAATCATAGTTCCATGAAGGATGTGTCTATCCTTTATGAAAGCTGATTGTCTTTCATCAATAAGGCCAGGCATCACTTTCCTTAGTCTGTTTCCCAATAATTTGgctattattttatacatacagCCAATGAGGGAGATGGGTCTATAGTCATTAAATGACTGGGGATGGTTTGTTTTAGGAATTACGGCCAAAAAGGATGCATTGCTGCCCTTAGGAAAGCTTCCATTAACATGAAATTCATCCACAAATCTCCTGAACTCTGGTTTTAGGAACCCCCAAAACtcctttataaaattaaaattgaatccaTCCGGCCCAGGACATTTATCCCCTCCACAACTCCACACAGCTTCCTTAAGTTCATGATCTGTAAAAGGGGCAATCATCTCCTCCCTTTGAGTGTGAGTGATCATTTTGAATTGAACCCCATCCAAGGTAGGTCTGGTTAGCTTTTCCTCAGTGAATCTACTAGCAAAAAATTTAACAGCTTCATCCTTAATCAATTTAGGTTGTTGAACCCATACATCATCAATGAAGATGCCTTGAATTGCATTATAATGTCTTctaaaatttatagttttgtgGAAGAAGGCTGTATTACTGTCACCTTCCTTGAGCCATTTAATCCTTGATTTCTGCCTCAAGAGTGATTCATATGCAAATGAGACCTCCCACAGTTCCTGCTGAATGGACTTCATAGACTTAACTTCATCCTCCAACAGAGTTCTATCCGGGacaattaattcaatttcatgCAGCTTCTGCTTCAGTTGCtgaattttgttgttattgACATCCCCATTCTCTATACTCCATTGTTTTAAGCTGGATTTTAGGTTCCTCAATTTGTTTTTAAGCACAATACTCCCCATCCAAGTTGTTGGTCACCACACCACACTTCTTTAACCAGTCTTTGATACTCTTTATTTTTAAGCCAACAGTCCATCACCCTAAATGGCTTAGGGCCCCAATCCACCAGAtctgttttcaaaataattggaCAGTGATCAGAATAATCCCTATGTAGTACTTGTTGTGAAGAATCAGGCCATTTAAGTAGCCACTCTTCTGAAACCAAGCATCTATCGAGCCTACTCCTCACAGATCCATTTGGCCTACACCAAGTAAATCTGCTACCAAAGCTTTTAATTTCTTGAATTTCCATGTCTGATATCCTATCATTGAAACCAGAACTATCATATGTGCCCACACTCCTTTGAGATGAGCCTGTTCTTTCATCCTGGCTTCTAATGCTATTGAAATCCCTAAGGAAGCACCATAAATCCTCATGATTAGAAGCTTTTAACTGCCTCAGTTCTTCCCACAAATCTCTCTTCCCAGCAAGATCACATGGAGCATATACATTGACAATGAACAGCTTCAAATTGTCCTTAATCCATGTCCCTACAAGCATTAAAAAATTTCTGCCTTTCACCCTCCTGTCCACCTCGAAATCTGAATTGTTCCACATGCAAAGTAAGCCTCTAGCTGTCTGTACTGATGGAACACTGTCCCAAGAGACATTAGAATCTCCCCATATGTTTTGGCAAATGAGCTTGGTGAAATTCTCCTTCTTTGTTCCCTGTAGGCATACAAGATCCACTTTATACTTTAAATTAAGCTTTCTAATAGCAGCCCACTTAATGCACTTCATCTTATAACAATTAAAGGGTCTGACAGTTTGCTAATACAACAAATTCAACAACCCATCTAATTtccttaaacaaaaaataactaaaagaagaaaaaaagttaagcaTGCATAATCCAGCAGCgcaacaaagttttgaaaaagaaCTAGAAAAATTAggtaattagattttttttgctACACCTCATAGATAATTAGATACTATGATTCAGTATAGTGATTAGataaacttaatatatatatatatatatatatatatatatatatatatatatatatatatataaatttattagacTTGAATAAGAAATACTAGTCTTAAAAAAATCAGAAGTCCCAATTTAAGTAACTAGGTTTATAGAATGTTTAGTAGTCACATTActgaattgtaattttttttataaaaaaagtagtgtgcagtttatttattttttaagtaataaaaggCCATAATAATAAGCAAAAGTAGCAGCTACCAAGGTTGAAAGCAAAACTTACCTATGTGAAGAGAACGCTAAAACTAGATAGAGGGAAGGAAATGGATGCAGGACagaatcaaatatattatttataatgtcatttagccttttttttatttaatttgccaAACACTAAATTATGCTGCCATACTATTTTCAGATTCCATTAGGAGCGATTTTAGCCATTGTTGATCCTGTGCTCATTGCTGTTTCGAAATTCAAAGTGGTCCTGCGGTCATTGCTAGAAAGTCAATTGTGCTGAAGCCTCGaactcaggtatttatatctttgattcgaaaactaatttgaaattgttgttgtatgcattactagtatatttgtaacttatgctatgcctctctacatgacctttctttcattggactgatatcTTTGAGGTATTTACTGTGATTTTAACTCTCAGaagttgttaattgttagtgttgaatgtttttgtatttttatctactgcccttctctatatatatgttgtgaatgccactgcccttctctctctcttgtattctctctatatatgtttttttattgaactgcaaaattaatatatatattaagcaataaatagtaccagaggtactacaaGATAGCACAAGAGAGAAGATCTCCTAAAACATAGAACAAAAAACAGAAATACATTTGCCCTACAACAAACCACCAGAAGCCTGACCCTACAGAGCACACTCTAATTAAAAGCCATAGACATAGCTGAGGACCATTGATGGAAAGGAACATTAAAGTCCTTTTCCCGCCCCCTCAGCCAGGACCAAGTGAGAAAATTTTTGTAATCCACCAACTTAGAGATGTGAAAAGGTTGATTATGAAAGATGATATCATTGCGGAGCTTCCATATTGACCTTGCAGCTATTGTCCaccatattttccttcttttattggAAACCTTCGAGGCTACTATGGAGGAGTGCTGGAGGAAATTATCCATGGGCCTACAATGAAGAACTCTGTCCTCCCTAACCCAGGGGTTGAATTCCCACCACAGAGGCATAACTTTTGGTAGAAAAGATCCCATTACATGCAGCTCCCCACACCCAAGTATCCTTAAACCTATCGTTTAGGTTGATAGCAGCAGTCTAATCAATATAAGCTGAAGCTATCCCCATCTCATTATCAAACAAATTTCGCCTCCAAGAGAACTTCCATTCCCACCCAGATTCACAGAAAGAACCCAAATCTGCTACTGTCTAAAGTCTTCGTAAGGAAATTCGATATAATTgtagatatttttctttaagagtTATACCACCATCAACCCAAGAGTTCTCCCACAACAAAATTTGAACTCCTATTCCCAACTTCCAAATAAACTGCTTAGAAACCTCAGCCATACTCAGATGTTG includes these proteins:
- the LOC102669833 gene encoding leucine-rich repeat receptor-like serine/threonine-protein kinase BAM3, encoding MDDITAITIQHQMQDTMVCKADPSGFYSTKSEYRLLMTFNRPIPQRRILQTIEACNAHNYPFLEEQPIPLTGRSHVYSFGVVLLELLTGRRPVGNFGEEGIDIVQCTKLQTNWSNDKVVKILDERLCHIPLDEAKQVYFVAMLCVQEQSVERPTMREVVEMLA